Proteins encoded within one genomic window of Candidatus Zixiibacteriota bacterium:
- the purD gene encoding phosphoribosylamine--glycine ligase, producing MKVLVIGSGGREHALVWKLNQSKKIDKIFCAPGNAGIGQIAKCVRIKPESTKALVDFASRNKINLTVVGPEAPLTKGIVDEFQKRKLRIFGPNKKAAELEGSKVFAKEFMRKYHIPTAPFKVFDNPAEAIGFCKSVEFPVVIKADGLAAGKGAVIVKNMKQAESTIDDIMVQKSFGQAGDQIIIESCLKGQEVSIMALCDGKTIAPFLPSQDHKQALDGDRGPNTGGMGAYCPTNFTDDEVMEQIQEHIIQRTLAGLNSEGIKYKGIIYAGIMLTAQGPKVLEYNCRFGDPETQAVLPLLKSDLLDLMRAVVDEKLASRGKLAWHTGAAACVIMASRGYPGKYATGFPISGLTGKHEDGTYVFHAGTEMKDNNFVTSGGRVLGVMGRDKSLKGALSKAYRAVGKIKFEGASYRKDIGFRASKPVEEQV from the coding sequence ATGAAAGTATTAGTGATTGGATCAGGAGGGCGGGAGCACGCTCTGGTTTGGAAGTTAAATCAATCGAAAAAGATTGACAAGATCTTCTGCGCTCCGGGGAATGCGGGCATTGGACAGATTGCTAAATGTGTTCGCATTAAACCTGAAAGTACCAAAGCTCTGGTTGATTTCGCCTCCCGTAACAAAATTAATCTGACTGTCGTTGGTCCCGAAGCACCGCTTACCAAAGGGATCGTCGATGAGTTTCAAAAACGCAAATTAAGAATTTTCGGCCCGAACAAGAAGGCCGCGGAACTCGAGGGCAGCAAGGTATTCGCCAAAGAGTTCATGCGTAAATACCATATCCCGACAGCGCCGTTTAAGGTGTTCGACAATCCGGCTGAGGCAATCGGTTTTTGCAAATCTGTCGAATTCCCGGTTGTTATAAAAGCCGACGGTCTGGCGGCAGGTAAAGGTGCCGTCATTGTCAAAAATATGAAGCAGGCCGAGAGTACGATCGATGACATCATGGTGCAGAAGTCATTCGGCCAGGCCGGAGATCAGATCATCATTGAGTCATGTCTGAAGGGGCAGGAAGTCTCAATTATGGCCTTGTGCGACGGCAAAACAATCGCTCCGTTCCTGCCAAGCCAGGATCATAAACAAGCTCTCGATGGTGATCGAGGCCCGAATACCGGCGGCATGGGTGCGTATTGCCCCACTAATTTCACCGACGACGAAGTGATGGAACAGATTCAAGAACACATCATCCAGCGCACTTTGGCCGGCCTCAACTCCGAAGGCATCAAATACAAAGGGATAATTTACGCCGGGATCATGCTGACAGCACAGGGCCCCAAAGTGCTCGAATATAACTGTCGCTTCGGCGATCCTGAAACCCAGGCGGTGTTACCATTACTTAAATCCGATCTGCTCGATCTGATGCGAGCGGTGGTTGATGAAAAACTTGCATCCCGAGGTAAGCTGGCCTGGCATACCGGAGCCGCAGCCTGTGTTATTATGGCCTCTCGTGGTTATCCCGGGAAATACGCAACGGGATTTCCCATTTCCGGTCTTACCGGAAAACACGAGGATGGCACCTACGTCTTCCATGCCGGGACGGAAATGAAAGACAATAACTTCGTCACCTCCGGCGGTCGGGTGCTCGGGGTCATGGGACGCGACAAATCACTGAAAGGTGCTTTGAGCAAAGCCTATCGAGCGGTAGGTAAAATCAAGTTTGAGGGAGCATCTTACCGTAAAGATATCGGATTCCGCGCCTCAAAACCAGTCGAGGAACAGGTTTAA
- the purE gene encoding 5-(carboxyamino)imidazole ribonucleotide mutase, with product MAKVLIVIGSKSDADYAEKCKQQLEAFGIDSSVEISSAHRHPTRTAELAAAAEADGFDVIIAMAGLAAALPGVVAAHSNLPVIGVPLPAALGGIDSLLSIVQMPPGIPVATMGIGSPGAKNAAVMAARILALKYPQVAQAIAKHRENL from the coding sequence ATGGCCAAAGTACTCATCGTGATTGGCTCGAAGTCAGATGCTGATTATGCCGAGAAGTGCAAACAACAACTCGAAGCATTCGGGATTGATTCATCGGTAGAGATTTCATCGGCGCACCGTCATCCGACTCGGACCGCAGAATTAGCCGCTGCGGCCGAAGCCGACGGTTTTGATGTCATCATCGCTATGGCCGGCCTGGCAGCAGCGCTTCCGGGAGTGGTTGCGGCCCATTCCAACCTCCCTGTAATAGGAGTACCGTTGCCGGCAGCTTTGGGGGGAATCGATTCTTTGCTGTCAATCGTCCAGATGCCTCCCGGTATTCCGGTGGCTACCATGGGGATTGGTTCCCCGGGGGCCAAAAACGCCGCCGTCATGGCAGCGCGCATTCTGGCTTTGAAGTACCCGCAAGTGGCCCAGGCAATTGCAAAACATCGAGAAAACCTGTAG
- a CDS encoding tetratricopeptide repeat protein, which yields MKRLTIFLTIVMALTIVSGIQADTDKAKENFNAALKSAKDGEMDAAVVAYRAAIAEDPNYIDAYINLGAIFFQREDYDNALEMFRTATEKDASNAEAFANLGRVENKLKKYGEAETALKAALAINPEDGPVYMDLGKVYYSQKKYTELIDAVTKYHEKSQGDKMSWYLLGKAYENTGNTNQAIEAYRQSTVADPSYYYAHFALGQLYLSEEKYKPAASSFQAAMKAKSTSHLASYNYAIAVESSSPDNYSKNIEVWQQFVNNFKDNAKASKLIAQARDHIKELKDAQAKAGLQ from the coding sequence ATGAAAAGACTCACCATCTTCCTGACCATCGTAATGGCGCTTACCATCGTTTCAGGCATCCAGGCGGATACCGACAAAGCGAAAGAGAACTTCAACGCAGCGCTCAAGTCGGCCAAAGACGGTGAAATGGATGCCGCCGTGGTTGCTTATCGTGCAGCTATCGCCGAGGACCCGAACTATATCGATGCCTATATCAACCTCGGAGCGATCTTCTTTCAACGTGAAGATTATGACAACGCTTTAGAAATGTTCCGCACCGCCACCGAAAAGGATGCTTCCAACGCCGAAGCATTTGCCAACTTAGGTCGCGTCGAGAATAAACTTAAGAAATACGGTGAAGCGGAAACAGCCCTGAAAGCAGCCTTAGCTATCAACCCGGAAGACGGTCCCGTTTACATGGATCTGGGCAAAGTATACTACAGCCAGAAAAAATACACTGAACTGATCGACGCCGTCACGAAGTATCATGAAAAGAGCCAGGGTGATAAAATGTCATGGTACCTGCTCGGAAAAGCCTACGAAAATACCGGTAACACCAATCAAGCCATTGAAGCCTATCGTCAGTCCACAGTTGCCGACCCCAGTTATTACTATGCCCACTTTGCCCTGGGCCAGCTTTACCTTTCTGAAGAAAAATACAAGCCTGCCGCCAGTTCTTTCCAGGCAGCTATGAAGGCTAAATCCACGAGTCACCTGGCTTCTTATAACTATGCGATTGCAGTTGAATCAAGCAGCCCCGACAACTACAGCAAGAACATCGAGGTCTGGCAACAGTTCGTTAACAACTTCAAAGACAACGCCAAAGCGAGCAAACTAATCGCCCAGGCCCGCGATCATATCAAAGAACTCAAAGACGCTCAGGCTAAAGCCGGTCTTCAATAG
- the sppA gene encoding signal peptide peptidase SppA translates to MARTRDVVIIVIIVFGFLIAFAFAAFMFIGMAGSGSEFNLGRFGGDVGVVEVFGVIDETSARKAIDQIDEFVDGSVKAIVIHINSPGGGVAPSQELYDAIVRAREEKPVVASMSSVAASGGYYIACAADRIVANPGTITGSIGVIMRFHTAEGLLDKIGIGTETVKSGELKDVGSYSRSMTEREESMLRSVVMDSYEQFIEAVALGRGKEPEEIRPLADGSIYTGHQALNHGLVDSLGGLHEAVLLAADLASVSGEPSIVRPYEHRQVTIFDLLGSFLGDVSEQVQSPLRGPQLMYIYQ, encoded by the coding sequence ATGGCTAGAACACGCGATGTTGTCATTATCGTTATAATCGTTTTCGGATTCCTGATTGCGTTTGCTTTTGCCGCATTCATGTTCATAGGAATGGCGGGGAGCGGCTCGGAATTCAATTTAGGACGATTCGGTGGTGATGTCGGAGTGGTTGAAGTCTTCGGTGTGATTGACGAAACCTCCGCCAGGAAGGCGATCGACCAGATTGATGAATTCGTCGATGGTAGCGTGAAAGCTATCGTGATACATATCAATTCGCCGGGGGGAGGGGTAGCGCCCTCGCAAGAACTCTATGATGCAATCGTACGCGCTCGTGAGGAAAAACCGGTAGTGGCATCAATGAGTTCTGTCGCCGCCTCGGGGGGATACTACATTGCCTGCGCTGCGGATAGAATTGTAGCCAATCCCGGAACGATAACCGGATCGATCGGGGTAATTATGCGATTCCACACCGCTGAGGGTTTGCTCGATAAAATTGGAATTGGGACAGAGACGGTCAAATCGGGCGAATTAAAAGATGTGGGCAGCTATTCAAGATCGATGACCGAGCGGGAAGAGTCAATGCTGCGTAGTGTTGTCATGGACTCGTATGAGCAGTTTATAGAAGCCGTGGCACTAGGTCGAGGGAAGGAACCGGAGGAGATTCGTCCTCTGGCCGACGGCTCGATCTATACTGGACACCAGGCTCTAAATCATGGCCTGGTAGATAGTTTGGGGGGATTACATGAAGCGGTACTTCTAGCTGCCGACCTGGCTTCAGTAAGTGGTGAGCCGAGTATTGTACGGCCTTACGAACATAGGCAGGTCACTATTTTCGACTTGCTGGGCAGTTTTCTAGGTGATGTTAGTGAACAGGTGCAGTCTCCTTTGAGGGGGCCGCAGCTAATGTATATTTATCAATAA
- a CDS encoding LysM peptidoglycan-binding domain-containing protein, giving the protein MNSPQLYGAPSDRATVDSSKADDSGSIATGSNETSSSALGRHQYRSHRDDSQNPDEIPNLDDAANTSSADLSEAEDILSFGSTDMADSASAIDDEIWRKFELAEEYYHMGVMANREASWEEAQYYFEKGMKILAKLDIEADTTVSPEAVRYNQLLDNFVADYRSTLRSLGHLEPSVSASVVLERFSNMAENLGSDSIQVYEEENAKAPTYDLPVVLNDRVRKSIVYFQTVARDAFAKYLGRIDKYTPMMKRILRQYDLPEDLVYLSLVESGYNPHAYSWARAMGLWQFISSTGRLYKLDRNWWIDERKDPIKSTHAACQYLKYLYDEFGDWELAMAAYNGGPGRVKRTMAKQKTNDFWKLRLKRQTMDYVPLIYAAAIIAKDPEKYGFNGIISESEVVWDEVTIDRCLELKTVASEVGCSVEELQDLNPELLRKYTPPDVKNYKLKVPRGTTDQFYAAYDKMPSPQETSWVRHKISQGETVSHIAAKYGVSQYAIMEANNLNRHSRIYAGKTLIVPVPLDREFARQNYSNHSYEAEGSIYTVRSGDNLWDIARGFGTTVDALRGANYIQYGSRIYVGQKLKIPASAKNLKNRNSETSSGTYASSTPKSTTSSNTSSSVTKHKVRRGDTVWDIARQYGTTTANIRRLNNLSRSSRIYPGQILVVGGGTRDYVIHEVRRGETLSRIAQRYRVSMKRIISANDLADPDELTIGMQLKIYKD; this is encoded by the coding sequence ATGAATTCCCCTCAGCTATACGGTGCTCCATCTGATAGAGCGACTGTCGACAGTTCCAAGGCTGATGATTCAGGATCGATTGCTACCGGGTCGAATGAAACAAGTAGTTCGGCTCTCGGTCGGCACCAATACCGGAGCCATCGTGATGACAGCCAAAATCCGGATGAGATTCCTAATCTTGACGATGCTGCCAACACGTCCTCCGCGGACCTGAGCGAGGCCGAGGATATTCTGTCATTCGGGTCAACCGACATGGCCGATTCAGCTTCAGCGATTGATGACGAAATCTGGAGAAAATTCGAGTTGGCTGAAGAGTATTATCACATGGGTGTTATGGCCAACCGCGAGGCTAGCTGGGAAGAAGCTCAGTATTATTTCGAAAAGGGAATGAAGATACTGGCCAAGCTCGATATCGAGGCCGACACCACCGTTTCACCGGAAGCGGTCCGTTACAATCAACTACTCGACAACTTCGTAGCCGACTATCGTTCCACCCTGCGTTCATTGGGACACCTTGAGCCTAGTGTATCAGCTTCGGTGGTGCTGGAGAGATTCAGCAATATGGCCGAGAATCTCGGGTCCGACTCGATCCAGGTTTATGAAGAAGAAAATGCCAAAGCCCCGACCTATGATCTCCCGGTTGTGCTGAATGATCGGGTTCGCAAGTCAATTGTTTATTTCCAGACGGTAGCGAGGGATGCTTTTGCGAAATACCTGGGGCGTATCGATAAATACACCCCGATGATGAAACGGATTCTTCGTCAGTATGATCTTCCCGAGGACCTTGTTTATCTGTCGTTGGTTGAGTCGGGCTACAATCCTCATGCTTATTCCTGGGCGCGCGCCATGGGATTATGGCAGTTCATTTCATCGACCGGTCGCCTTTACAAACTGGATCGAAACTGGTGGATCGATGAACGCAAAGACCCTATCAAGTCCACCCACGCTGCCTGTCAATATCTGAAATACCTCTATGACGAGTTCGGCGACTGGGAACTGGCCATGGCGGCGTATAACGGAGGACCGGGGCGGGTCAAGCGAACCATGGCCAAACAGAAAACCAATGATTTCTGGAAACTACGTCTCAAACGGCAGACGATGGACTATGTCCCGCTGATCTATGCCGCGGCGATTATTGCCAAGGATCCTGAGAAGTACGGCTTCAACGGAATCATTTCCGAATCGGAGGTGGTCTGGGATGAGGTCACTATTGACCGGTGCCTTGAACTTAAAACGGTTGCCTCGGAAGTCGGTTGCTCGGTCGAAGAACTCCAGGATCTGAATCCGGAACTCTTGCGCAAATACACCCCTCCGGATGTCAAGAACTACAAGTTGAAGGTTCCCAGGGGAACAACAGACCAGTTCTATGCCGCCTATGACAAAATGCCATCACCGCAGGAGACAAGCTGGGTTCGTCATAAGATCAGCCAGGGTGAGACAGTAAGTCACATTGCAGCGAAATACGGCGTGTCTCAGTATGCCATCATGGAGGCTAACAATCTAAATCGCCATTCTCGTATCTACGCCGGAAAAACGTTGATCGTTCCGGTACCGCTGGATCGTGAATTTGCTCGTCAGAACTATAGTAATCACAGCTATGAAGCTGAAGGTTCGATCTATACCGTACGCTCCGGAGACAACCTCTGGGATATCGCCCGGGGATTCGGGACAACTGTCGATGCTCTTCGAGGCGCAAATTACATCCAATACGGTTCACGTATTTACGTCGGTCAGAAACTGAAAATACCGGCGTCAGCGAAGAATCTAAAAAATCGCAATTCGGAAACAAGCAGCGGGACCTATGCTTCATCTACGCCGAAGAGTACCACCAGTAGTAATACCTCGTCCTCAGTCACGAAGCATAAAGTGCGGCGCGGCGACACGGTTTGGGATATTGCACGTCAATACGGGACTACGACCGCAAATATCCGTCGCTTGAACAATCTTTCTCGATCAAGTCGTATTTACCCCGGTCAGATTTTAGTGGTAGGCGGAGGAACTCGCGACTATGTTATTCATGAAGTACGTCGGGGTGAGACATTGAGCCGAATCGCTCAGCGCTATCGGGTCAGTATGAAGCGAATAATCTCCGCTAACGATCTTGCTGATCCCGATGAATTGACAATAGGAATGCAATTGAAAATATACAAGGATTAG
- the miaA gene encoding tRNA (adenosine(37)-N6)-dimethylallyltransferase MiaA produces MPDTPPIPIICGPTGSGKTGCVVTLAEEFDLEVINADSRQILRYLDIGTAKPTPEECNKVRFHLVDIVEPGERYSAFRFIDDATVAIGDILARGKIPFVVGGTGLYLKALAEGVVEIEQEDMELRANLEADMEEHGPEEMHRRLEAIDPLEAVRIHPNNRVRVLRALELFYLTGKCKSELVETGAYRSPAYRYDFYCLQPERAELYRRINERVDQMMTDGLLDEVKSLCDRGLTEAIRNSRVIGYTELLDYLEGSRPLEEAVALIKQNSRRYAKRQMTWFRGQADCRYFDSSLALIDTIKGSEINFRNR; encoded by the coding sequence GTGCCTGATACCCCTCCAATTCCGATTATCTGTGGACCCACCGGATCGGGAAAGACCGGATGCGTGGTAACGTTGGCGGAGGAGTTCGACCTGGAAGTGATCAACGCTGATTCTCGACAGATTCTCAGATATCTTGATATTGGCACCGCCAAACCGACACCGGAAGAGTGCAACAAAGTTCGCTTCCACCTCGTTGATATTGTAGAACCGGGTGAGCGCTACAGCGCCTTCCGGTTCATCGATGATGCCACTGTTGCGATAGGTGATATTCTAGCACGCGGCAAGATCCCCTTCGTTGTCGGAGGCACCGGGCTGTATCTCAAAGCGTTGGCTGAAGGTGTCGTGGAGATCGAACAGGAAGATATGGAGCTCAGAGCGAATCTCGAAGCGGATATGGAAGAGCACGGCCCGGAGGAGATGCATCGTCGGCTGGAAGCTATCGATCCTCTTGAGGCAGTCCGGATTCATCCTAATAACCGGGTGCGGGTGCTGCGAGCGCTGGAACTTTTCTATCTGACCGGAAAATGCAAATCTGAGCTGGTGGAAACAGGAGCGTATCGTTCTCCCGCCTATCGATACGATTTCTACTGCCTGCAACCCGAACGGGCCGAGCTTTATCGCCGTATAAACGAAAGAGTGGATCAGATGATGACCGACGGGCTTCTCGATGAGGTAAAATCTCTTTGTGATCGGGGCCTGACAGAAGCTATTCGAAACAGTCGGGTAATTGGATATACGGAACTGCTGGATTATCTTGAAGGCTCAAGACCGCTTGAAGAAGCAGTGGCGTTGATCAAGCAGAACAGCCGCCGTTATGCTAAACGACAAATGACCTGGTTCCGAGGACAAGCAGACTGTAGATATTTCGATTCGAGCTTAGCTCTGATCGACACCATAAAGGGAAGTGAAATAAACTTTCGAAACAGATAA
- the mutL gene encoding DNA mismatch repair endonuclease MutL, whose product MMKRPGSAGGKRWIRPLPERVVNKIAAGEVIERPAAVLKELVENALDAGANRIDITAEQAGIKLLKIVDNGCGIPAEQIEIAFSRHATSKISTFDDLDHLYTYGFRGEALPSIASVSRLRMVSRPADQDTGMEILFEGGVLQSSQPIAAPPGTSVEVEDLFFNTPARRKFLKSESTEARHLARTATALALANPETGFSYRSNDRELFVAPPEQDLRQRITELLGRTKRFVEVVGEVGPLRVRGFIGTPDMAQHNRYGCYLFINGRYIYSATLLHALRSAYGEMIIGGAYPIGALLLEVDPATVDVNVHPSKTEVRLANERALYDSIRRLAREALRQDGIIPVVSTAEGRPAMPPSVSKSGAVNHIQSDNRQGFIPGILAGQQQRLEAAAEIFRQPLPDKHSDTLSENHSDISMPKVDRETGEITEDVDSSSQVPKTATGPSTGFRYIGRLGTLYLLLQAGDDLFIVDQHTAHERVLYEQMQDRIDSQTVNAQTLLFPVQVELNPEQLALFEESHEALAAGGFVVSPFGGRMVNIEAVPAVLSRRDPELVLTKVLDDILSLRKSGYDLKKAMAQSIACRSAVMSGDRLNDREAEHLLERLLQCRDKYSCPHGRPTFVKVTRDSLDKQFGRA is encoded by the coding sequence ATGATGAAGCGTCCGGGATCGGCAGGAGGGAAGCGCTGGATCCGACCGTTGCCGGAGCGAGTCGTCAACAAGATAGCAGCCGGTGAGGTGATCGAACGCCCGGCGGCGGTATTGAAAGAACTGGTTGAAAATGCCCTCGATGCCGGTGCGAACAGAATTGATATAACTGCCGAGCAAGCCGGAATAAAATTACTCAAAATAGTTGACAACGGCTGTGGAATTCCGGCCGAACAGATAGAGATCGCTTTTTCGCGCCATGCCACTTCCAAGATCAGCACTTTCGACGATCTCGATCACCTATATACCTACGGCTTTCGGGGGGAGGCGCTGCCGTCGATAGCCTCGGTATCACGCCTGCGCATGGTATCGCGTCCAGCCGATCAGGATACCGGGATGGAGATTCTGTTCGAAGGCGGCGTGCTTCAATCCTCACAGCCGATAGCCGCCCCGCCGGGGACATCGGTGGAAGTCGAGGATTTGTTCTTTAACACACCGGCTCGACGCAAATTCCTTAAGTCGGAATCTACGGAAGCACGACACCTCGCACGAACCGCGACCGCTCTGGCGCTGGCCAATCCTGAGACCGGTTTTTCGTATCGTTCCAATGACCGCGAGTTATTTGTCGCTCCGCCGGAGCAGGACCTTCGACAGCGTATCACCGAATTACTCGGGAGAACCAAACGGTTCGTGGAAGTGGTCGGCGAGGTCGGACCGTTGCGTGTGCGAGGCTTTATCGGCACGCCGGATATGGCTCAGCACAATCGCTATGGTTGCTACCTCTTCATCAATGGGCGGTATATCTATTCGGCGACTTTGCTCCATGCCCTTCGCTCCGCCTACGGTGAAATGATTATCGGCGGTGCTTATCCGATCGGAGCTCTTTTACTTGAGGTCGATCCGGCAACAGTCGATGTGAATGTACATCCCTCCAAGACCGAGGTACGCCTGGCTAACGAGCGGGCTTTATATGATTCGATTCGACGTCTGGCACGCGAGGCCTTGCGACAGGATGGGATCATTCCCGTAGTGTCAACGGCCGAGGGGCGACCGGCAATGCCGCCTTCGGTATCGAAGAGTGGCGCGGTTAATCACATACAATCGGATAATCGCCAGGGATTCATACCCGGCATTCTGGCCGGTCAGCAACAACGGCTGGAAGCGGCAGCGGAGATATTTCGTCAGCCGTTACCGGACAAGCATAGCGACACCCTCTCAGAAAACCACAGCGACATTTCCATGCCTAAGGTGGACCGGGAAACGGGTGAAATAACGGAAGATGTTGATTCCTCTTCCCAAGTACCGAAAACCGCTACCGGTCCCTCGACCGGATTTCGTTACATTGGCCGATTAGGCACGCTCTATTTATTGCTGCAGGCCGGTGATGACCTGTTCATTGTCGATCAACATACGGCGCATGAACGGGTGCTGTACGAGCAGATGCAGGATCGTATCGACTCACAAACAGTTAACGCTCAGACGTTGTTGTTTCCGGTACAGGTGGAGTTAAACCCGGAGCAATTGGCGCTTTTCGAAGAATCTCATGAGGCTTTGGCGGCAGGAGGTTTTGTCGTCTCACCGTTCGGGGGACGCATGGTCAATATCGAAGCAGTGCCGGCGGTATTAAGCCGTCGGGATCCGGAGTTAGTGCTGACTAAAGTACTCGACGACATTCTGTCGTTACGCAAATCCGGTTACGATCTGAAAAAAGCAATGGCGCAGTCGATCGCCTGTCGTTCAGCGGTGATGTCCGGAGATCGCCTGAACGACCGCGAAGCGGAGCATCTGCTGGAACGATTGCTTCAATGCCGTGATAAATACTCGTGCCCTCACGGCCGCCCAACCTTCGTTAAAGTAACCCGTGACTCTCTTGACAAGCAGTTTGGCCGTGCCTGA